The following are from one region of the Coffea eugenioides isolate CCC68of chromosome 2, Ceug_1.0, whole genome shotgun sequence genome:
- the LOC113761549 gene encoding serine/threonine-protein phosphatase PP1-like isoform X1, whose protein sequence is MDEKLLDDIIRRLLEVRGRPGKQVQLSEAEIKQLCLVSKDIFLQQPNLLELEAPIKICGDIHGQYSDLLRLFEYGGLPPEANYLFLGDYVDRGKQSLETICLLLAYKIKYPENFFLLRGNHECASINRIYGFYDECKRRFNVKIWRVFSECFNCLPVAALIDEKILCMHGGLSPDLQNLDQIRNLQRPTDVPDAGLLCDLLWSDPSNDVQGWGMNDRGVSYTFGTDKVTEFLEKQDLDLVCRAHQVVEDGYEFFANRQLVTIFSAPNYCGEFDNAGAMMSVDETLMCSFQILKPAEKKSRFNFGSTTSAKPSNAFGSTTTTKPGTPGAKVFEMENFSPS, encoded by the exons atggatGAAAAGCTATTAGATGATATAATAAGGAGGCTGCTGGAAGTCAGAGGAAGGCCAGGGAAGCAGGTGCAGCTCTCTGAGGCCGAGATCAAACAGTTGTGTCTGGTTTCCAAAGATATTTTCTTGCAACAGCCTAATCTTTTAGAGCTTGAAGCACCCATTAAGATTTGTG GTGATATTCATGGTCAATATTCTGATCTCTTGAGGCTTTTTGAATATGGTGGCTTGCCTCCGGAAGCAAATTACTTGTTTTTGGGTGATTATGTAGATCGTGGCAAGCAAAGTCTGGAGACGATATGCCTGCTACTTGCTTACAAGATAAAATATCCAgaaaactttttcttgttaAGAGGAAACCACGAGTGTGCTTCTATAAACCGTATATATGGGTTTTATGATGAATGCAAAAGAAGATTTAATGTTAAAATATGGAGGGTTTTCTCAGAATGTTTTAACTGTCTACCAGTGGCAGCCCTGATTGATGAGAAGATTCTCTGCATGCATGGAGGCCTTTCTCCTGATCTTCAAAATTTGGATCAGATAAGGAACTTGCAACGACCAACTGATGTACCAGATGCAGGCTTGCTATGCGATCTTCTCTGGTCAGATCCCAGTAATGATGTTCAAGGATGGGGGATGAATGACCGGGGAGTTTCATACACTTTTGGCACTGATAAGGTGACAGAGTTTTTGGAAAAGCAAGATTTAGATCTTGTTTGCCGTGCTCACCAG GTTGTAGAAGATGGTTATGAGTTCTTTGCAAACCGGCAGCTTGTAACCATTTTTTCAGCCCCTAATTACTGTGGAGAGTTTGACAATGCAGGTGCCATGATGAGTGTAGATGAGACTCTCATGTGCTCCTTTCAAATACTAAAACCTGCGGAAAAGAAATCAAGATTCAATTTTGGGAGTACAACATCAGCCAAGCCCAGTAACGCGTTTGGCAGTACAACCACAACTAAACCTGGAACACCAGGAGCTAAGGTATTTGAAATGGAAAACTTTTCCCCTTCTTGA
- the LOC113762168 gene encoding phosphoenolpyruvate carboxylase kinase 2-like, with translation MSESLKTEYQLCEELGRGRFGIVYRCFSPLTGESYACKTIDKTLLLDSTDRECLEKEPKILHLVAGHPNILHLFKIYEDDNYLHLISELCSAGDDLFTRVSRGPLMEPEAAQILKQLVSAISYCHHMGVAHRDIKPDNILFDTRGRLKLADFGSAEWFGMNCESGMMEGIVGTPYYVAPEVLRGREYNEKVDVWSAGVILYIMLSGVPPFFGDTPTETFEAVLRGNLRFPHRLFRSVSPEAKDLLRKMICKDVSRRISADQVLRHPWVISGGEIRSMADLT, from the exons ATGAGTGAGAGCCTAAAAACAGAATACCAACTTTGCGAAGAGCTTGGCCGTGGTAGATTCGGGATCGTCTACCGCTGCTTCTCTCCATTAACCGGCGAATCTTACGCCTGCAAAACCATCGACAAAACCCTCCTCCTGGATTCCACCGACCGTGAGTGTCTCGAGAAGGAACCCAAAATCCTCCACCTCGTCGCCGGACATCCCAACATTCTCCACCTCTTCAAAATCTACGAGGACGACAACTACCTCCATTTGATCTCCGAGCTCTGTTCTGCCGGCGATGATCTTTTCACCAGGGTCTCCAGAGGCCCGTTGATGGAACCGGAGGCTGCCCAGATTTTGAAGCAGTTGGTGTCTGCCATCAGTTATTGCCACCATATGGGCGTAGCCCATCGAGATATCAAGCCGGATAACATACTTTTTGACACCAGGGGCCGGCTGAAGTTGGCTGATTTCGGGTCGGCAGAGTGGTTTGGGATGAACTGCGAGAGTGGAATGATGGAAGGGATTGTTGGGACGCCGTATTATGTGGCGCCTGAGGTGCTGAGAGGGAGGGAGTATAATGAGAAAGTCGATGTGTGGAGTGCTGGTGTCATTTTGTACATTATGCTTTCTGGGGTTCCTCCGTTTTTTGGGGACACTCCCACGGAGACTTTTGAGGCTGTCTTGAGGGGTAATTTGAGATTTCCTCACAGGCTTTTCAGGTCTGTTTCCCCTGAAGCCAAGGATTTGCTCAGGAAAATGATCTGCAAGGATGTTTCTAGGCGGATTTCTGCTGATCAAGTTTTAA GACATCCCTGGGTCATCAGTGGAGGAGAGATCAGATCAATGGCTGATCTCACCTGA
- the LOC113755773 gene encoding leucine-rich repeat extensin-like protein 3 has translation MKAIYSSWLVLLLIPCLMLLQQLGHKASFAMATRHQALSALTTPMGAAASSHRAHLSYELQAVPKRIMRGLHRPRTQPPPPNINHPTHFRRSMPYPPLEPPPPPPSFAPPPPPPGLDSGYTGIASAIAGAILPPQVGVSAMPSRAPSPPPKSRDPTHPFISSNCPPPGCVNKAYVALAAARVLEEPFSALAFDARPSFSHDALSHYDFRAALRGRTRRPRLSPPSPVINTPIHFKSPPPPSHPPPSPPLAPAPPPPC, from the exons ATGAAAGCAATTTATTCGTCCTGGCTTGTTTTGCTGTTGATCCCTTGTCTGATGTTGCTTCAACAACTTGGGCATAAGGCCTCTTTTGCCATGGCAACAAGACACCAAGCCTTATCAGCTTTGACTACTCCTATGGGTGCAGCAGCTTCTTCCCATCGTGCCCATCTGTCCTACGAATTGCAGGCAGTGCCAAAGAGGATAATGAGAGGGCTTCACAGGCCCCGGACCCAGCCCCCACCTCCAAATATCAATCACCCTACTCATTTTCGCCGTTCCATGCCATATCCACCTCTagaaccaccaccaccaccaccatcatTTGCACCACCGCCACCACCTCCTG GCTTAGACAGTGGATACACAGGCATTGCTTCTGCAATTGCCGGGGCAATATTACCTCCTCAAGTAGGTGTTTCGGCTATGCCTAGTAGAGCTCCATCACCACCCCCCAAGAGCCGTGATCCTACTCATCCTTTCATATCTTCTAATTGCCCACCACCG GGATGTGTGAACAAAGCCTATGTCGCCTTGGCAGCAGCAAGAGTTTTAGAAGAACCCTTCTCGGCTTTGGCTTTTGATGCACGGCCTTCTTTTTCCCACGATGCTCTGTCTCACTATGATTTCAGGGCAGCACTGCGAGGGCGAACTAGGAGACCTAGGCTTTCTCCACCATCTCCAGTTATCAATACCCCTATTCATTTCAAGAGTCCACCACCTCCATCTCATCCACCGCCGTCGCCGCCACTAGCACCGGCACCGCCGCCACCATGTTAA
- the LOC113761549 gene encoding serine/threonine-protein phosphatase PP1-like isoform X2 yields the protein MDEKLLDDIIRRLLEVRGRPGKQVQLSEAEIKQLCLVSKDIFLQQPNLLELEAPIKICGDIHGQYSDLLRLFEYGGLPPEANYLFLGDYVDRGKQSLETICLLLAYKIKYPENFFLLRGNHECASINRIYGFYDECKRRFNVKIWRVFSECFNCLPVAALIDEKILCMHGGLSPDLQNLDQIRNLQRPTDVPDAGLLCDLLWSDPSNDVQGWGMNDRGVSYTFGTDKVTEFLEKQDLDLVCRAHQVVEDGYEFFANRQLVTIFSAPNYCGEFDNAGAMMSVDETLMCSFQILKPAEKKSRFNFGSTTSAKPSNAFGSTTTTKPGTPGAKPFLGAI from the exons atggatGAAAAGCTATTAGATGATATAATAAGGAGGCTGCTGGAAGTCAGAGGAAGGCCAGGGAAGCAGGTGCAGCTCTCTGAGGCCGAGATCAAACAGTTGTGTCTGGTTTCCAAAGATATTTTCTTGCAACAGCCTAATCTTTTAGAGCTTGAAGCACCCATTAAGATTTGTG GTGATATTCATGGTCAATATTCTGATCTCTTGAGGCTTTTTGAATATGGTGGCTTGCCTCCGGAAGCAAATTACTTGTTTTTGGGTGATTATGTAGATCGTGGCAAGCAAAGTCTGGAGACGATATGCCTGCTACTTGCTTACAAGATAAAATATCCAgaaaactttttcttgttaAGAGGAAACCACGAGTGTGCTTCTATAAACCGTATATATGGGTTTTATGATGAATGCAAAAGAAGATTTAATGTTAAAATATGGAGGGTTTTCTCAGAATGTTTTAACTGTCTACCAGTGGCAGCCCTGATTGATGAGAAGATTCTCTGCATGCATGGAGGCCTTTCTCCTGATCTTCAAAATTTGGATCAGATAAGGAACTTGCAACGACCAACTGATGTACCAGATGCAGGCTTGCTATGCGATCTTCTCTGGTCAGATCCCAGTAATGATGTTCAAGGATGGGGGATGAATGACCGGGGAGTTTCATACACTTTTGGCACTGATAAGGTGACAGAGTTTTTGGAAAAGCAAGATTTAGATCTTGTTTGCCGTGCTCACCAG GTTGTAGAAGATGGTTATGAGTTCTTTGCAAACCGGCAGCTTGTAACCATTTTTTCAGCCCCTAATTACTGTGGAGAGTTTGACAATGCAGGTGCCATGATGAGTGTAGATGAGACTCTCATGTGCTCCTTTCAAATACTAAAACCTGCGGAAAAGAAATCAAGATTCAATTTTGGGAGTACAACATCAGCCAAGCCCAGTAACGCGTTTGGCAGTACAACCACAACTAAACCTGGAACACCAGGAGCTAAG CCTTTCCTTGGTGCAATTTGA